In Dehalococcoidia bacterium, the DNA window GCCGTCGCAGTGGAAGGTCTCGCGCAGGATGGAGACACAGCGAGAAACTATCAGGAAATGCTCGTCGCGCTCCACGTCGGTCAGGCCGTCGAGGGCATTACAGTGTCTCTCGGGCGCTACCATAAGGTGCCCGGCGTTATAGGGATAGCGGTTCATCATGACGTAGTTATATTTACCGTGGTACAGGATGAGGTTCTTTTCGTCGTCCTTGCGCGCCGGGTGGTCGCACAGGATGCAGCCTTCTTCCTTGTGCCCGGCGGCCTGCTTGATATATTCCATGCGCCAGGGAGCCCACATGTACTCCATACTGCCCTCCTCAACTCCGAGCCATTTTAGGATGAGAGCAAGGATATGTCAAAGGAGCTTCAAAAGTATAAGCTGACAAGCCGCTGCGATTGCCGCGTCGCGAGGGAATCAGAAACCTTCTCCCCTTGGAAAGGGGAGATAAGAGAGGGATTCAAAAGGCAATTTGATAGGCTCCAGCCGATAAGAATCTCCCTTAATCCCTCTTTTCCAAAGAGGGAAATTACCTGCCCACCAGATCTTCGATCTGTCGAGGCGGACTCTCACAACGACAGCCGCATACCATGACAAAGGCATCGTTCTCCGACTATAATTGACGCGAGGAGAACCGCTTTGAACTATCCCGACCGCCTGCTCTACCAGGTCACCAGGCCCGCCCGCTACACCGGCGGCGAGTTGAACATTATCCGCAAGGACTGGGGCAAAACGCCCCTTAAATTTGCGCTGAGCTACCCCGACACTTACGAGATAGGCATGTCCAACATGGCCGTCGGCATACTCTACGAGCAGATAAACGCCCGCAGCGACTCCCTGGCCGAGCGCGTTTTCGCCCCATGGACGGACATGATGCGGGTGCTGAAAGAGAATCAAATGCCGCTGGTCAGCCTGGAGAGCGGGCATTCGCTGGCGGAGTTCGACGTGGTGGGCTTTTCGCTGGGATATGAGTTCACCTTCACCAACATCCTCGCCATGCTCGACCTGGCATCGATTCCGGTCTGGTCGCATGAACGAAACGACTCGCACCCGCTGGTCATCGCCGGAGGCAGCGCCGCACTCAACCCGGAGCCCATGGCCGACTTCATAGACCTGTTCGTCATCGGCGAAGCGGAGGAACTGTTGCCCGCGCTTGTCGACCTTCTCATGCAACATAAGAGAAAAGACGGCAAACTGGACAAGCAGAAACTCCTCAAGGCGGCGGCCAAACTGCCCGGCGTCTATGTTCCCAGTCTGTACGAGGTCGGCTATGTCGACGGCAAGTACCAGACCCTGACTCCGCTTGTCCCCGAGGCTCCGGCGAGAATCAGGCGTCAAATAGTCTCGAAGCTCCCGCCCCCTCCCGTCAAGCCCGTCGTGCCCTACATCGAGGTGGTGCACGACCGCGGCGCGGTGGAGATAGCGCGGGGCTGTTCGCACGGCTGCCGCTTCTGCCAGGCCGGCGTCATCTACCGCCCGGTGCGCGAGAGGCCTAAAGATGAGATTGTGAAGGCCATCGGCGAGATTATCGAGAACTGCGGCTACGATGAAATGTCGCTGGTATCGCTTTCCACCGGAGACTATTCTCAGATAGACGACCTGGTATCTGACATAACGCGGGCTTACAGCAGCCAGATAGCCCTGTCGCTGCCCAGTCTGCACCTAGACGCCCACTCGGTGAAGCTGGTGGACTCGCTGCCCGGCCGGCGCAAGAGCGGCCTCACCTTCGCCCCTGAGGCGGGTTCTGCCAGACTTCAGCGCGTCATCAACAAGCACATCCCGGAAGAGGAAGTGCTGGCCACCGCCGCCATGGCCTTCGAGCGCGGCTGGACCACGCTCAAGCTGTACTTCATGCTGGGGCTGCCCACCGAGACCGACGCCGACATCGAGGGTATCATCGACCTCGTTATCAAGGTCAAGGCGCAGGGGAGCAAAGCGCCGGGAAGAACCCCTCAAATACGGCTGACGCTGTCCACCTTCGTGCCCAAGCCGCACACTCCCTTCCAGTGGGCGGCGCAGGAGAGCGAGGAAAACCTTTTACGCCGTCATGAGATTCTGAAGCGCACGCTGGGCAAGCGCGGCGTCAAGCTCTCCTGGCAGGATACGCGGGTGAGCCTGCTGGAAGCGGTCATCTCGCGCGGGGACAGAAAAATCGGGCGGGTAATCCACCGTGCCTGGCAGATGGGGGCAGTATTCGACGGCTGGAGCGAGTGCTTCAACTTCGAGATATGGCAGAAGGCCATGCAGGAGGAAGGCATAGACCCGGATTTCTACGCCCGCCGCGAAAGGCCGCTAGACGAGCCGCTGCCCTGGGCGCACATAGACACGGGCGTGTCAGACGAGTTTTTGAAAAGGGAGTACAAGGCTGCCGTGGCCGGCGAGCTTACCCCAGACTGCCGTACCGAAGGCTGCAACCTCTGCGGGCTGGAGGGGCTGGGGGTGGGGTGCTGAGGGGTGGGTAAATTGTGGGGCTGGTCTGAGTCCGTCCCAAAATAGAATTTGACGATGTTTAATCCAGATATTCACCACCGCCATTCTCTTCGTTTGCAGGGATACGATTATTCGCAAAGCGGAGCGTATTTTATAACCGTCTGCACCTATAACCGGCAATGTTTGTTTGGCGATATTGTAAACAGGGAAATACGGTTGAATGAATTCGGAAAGGTCATTGCAGGTGAGTGGCTGAAATCGTCAAAAATGCGGAAAGAGTTAATCATGGATGAATACGTCGTAATGCCGAACCATTTCCACGGGATTGTGTTTATCAACCGGGACAATAACCTTGGTAGAGGCGTATGGCCATACGCCCCTACATTGCACGGAACATCGCCATATTCCATAGGCGCTTTTGTCCAGGGTTTCAAATCGACTATTACGCGTCAGATCAACGAATTGCGGCACGCTCCGAGTTCACCTGTCTGGCAACGGAATTATTACGAACACGTTATCCGGGATGATGACGATCTGAACCGCATCCGCGAGTACATCGAAAACAATCCTGCCCGATGGGATGAGGATGAGGAAAATCCTTCGCGCGCAAAACCGTTGAGGCAGGTCTAAGTCCCGCCCCTGCCTAAATGACAAAATAAATAGGGGGAGCTTGCGCTCCCCCCTCTTAAATAGCTTTCTAACAATGACTAAGCAAAGACTTTAATGTCTCGCCCCTCAAGCAGCCGAGTTAATTCAGCCGCCTTTGGCAGGTCTTCAACGGCCACGCCCCCGCTCACGCCCAATAACTCTACTCCCACCGGCGTGCCATCAGAAGCGTAGTCAACGTACCTCATGTCATCTAATTTTTTGGTTTCAGCGCATTTTTTGGTGCTCAGGGTGATATAGATGGCGTCAACCTTTTTATCGTACTTTAATTGCATTGGCATCTTTACCCCCTTTCCTAATCCAGCCAGAGAGCAGTAACCAGATCATTATTCTCAGGATTAACCACTATCTGTAATCGCCTGCCATTCGGGTGGTTTGCTATATAAAGAGTATACCCTTCTTTAGGCGTAAAAGCGATATTATGATGGTCGAAACAATACTGAACGTCTTCCTCGGTGATACCTCGCTGCTTCATGCGAAGACTAGCGTGTTCAGAAATATTGAACATTCAAGTTATCTCTGAATCACGCCAGACTCTAATTCCATAACGTTTCTGTCTTTTACCCCGCGTCTATCGTCTCGCTTGAGGCGGTATCTTCCTCGTCCTTTTCCTCGATGCAGGTGAGGCCCACCAGGCTGTCGCCCTCGTCCAGCTTCATCAGCTTGACACCCTGCGTGGCGCGGCCCTGGGTGGTGATACCCTTGCGCGGGTCTTCTTCCTTCACCGGCGTGCGCGTCATGATGCCGTTGGCAGAGACCAGCATGACCTCGCTGTACTCATCCACCGAGGTGGCGGCAACAACAGGGCCGCTCTTGTCGGTGATGTTGAAGGTGATGACGCCCGAACCGGCGCGGTGCTGCACCGGGTACTCTTCGAGAGCGGTAATCTTGCCAAAGCCGCCGGCGGTTACCACCAGCAGGTAGCCCTGGGGATTGACGATATCCAGGCTAACCACCTGGTCGTTGTCGATGAGCTTGAAGCCGTCCACGCCGCCCGAGGCGCGCAAACTGTCGCGCAGCTCGTTCACCGGGAAGCGGATGGACTGGCCGTTCCTGGAGACCATGATGACATCGTTCTCGTCCGTGCCCATGGCCGCCCCCACCAGGCTGTCGTTCTTGGAGAGGTCCATCGCCAGCAGGCCGCTGGAGCGCACCGAGTTGAAGGCCTCCACAGCCACCTTCTTGGCCTCGCCCATGGTGGTCGCCATGATGAGGAAGGTGCCGGGCTTGAAGCTGCGCACGGGGACGACGGCGGTCACCTTTTCCGCCGGGTTTATGGGGAAGAGGTTGACCACGGACGTGCCCTTTGAGATGCGCGAAATATCGAGCGGAATCTCGTGGCACTTGATGCTGAAGACGCGCCCCTTGTTGGTGAAGAAGAGCATGGCGTCGTGCGTGTCGGCGGAGAGCAGGAAGCGCACGGCGTCTTCCTCGCGGGTGGACATGCCGATGATGCCGCGCCCGCCGCGATGTTGTAAAGCGTAAGACTGGGCCGGCACGCGCTTGACGAAGCCGCGCTCGGAGAGGGTGACCACCATGTCCTGGTGGGCGATGAGGTCTTCTTCGGAGAAGCCCAGCGACTCCTGCTGCGTGATATCGGTGGCGCGGGCGTTGCCGAACTTGGCGCCGATGCCCTTGGTCTCTTCTTTAACCAGGCCGTAGATACGGCCCGGATTGGCCAGCAGGTCTTCCAGGTCGGCGATAGTCTTTTTCACCTGCTCAAGTTCGTCTAAAATCTGTTTGCGCTCCAGGTTGGCCAGGCGCCTTAGTTGCATGTCGAGGATGGCCTGCGCCTGTATCTTGGAAAGCTTGAAGCGCTCCATGAGGGCGGTGCGGGCGGCCTCGGCGTTGGCCGATTGCCGGATGGTCTTGATGACCTCGTCCAGAAAGTCGAGCGCTATTTTGAGGCCTTCGAGGATGTGGGCGCGGTCTTTGGCGATGCGCAGCTCGTATTTGCTGCGGCGCGTGATGACCTCATGTCTGAAATCGATGAAGAACTGCAGCGCCTCTTTGAGCGAGATGACGCGCGGCTGCCCGCCGACCAGCGCCAGCATATTGACGAAGAAGGACGACTGCATCTGCGTGTGCTTGTAGAGGTTGTTGAGCACCTGGCGCGGCTGCGTTTCGCGCTTGAGCTCCATGACCACGCGCATGCCCTGGCGGTCGGACTCATCGCGCAGCTCGCTGATGCCGGTGACCTTTTTATCCTTGACCAGCTCGGCAATGCGTTCGACCAGAGCCGCCTTGTTGACCTGGTAGGGCAGTTCCGTCACCACTATCTGCTGGTGCTGCGTGCCGGGGGTGTCCTCCACGAAGGCCTTGGCCTGCACCAGCACGCGCCCGTGGCCGGTGGCGTAGGCCGAGCGGATGCCCTCCGTCCCCAGAATGGTGCCGCCGGTGGGGAAGTCGGGGCCCTTGACGAAACGCAACAGGTCGTCCACGGTGGCGTCGGGATGGTCGATAAGGTAGCCCATGGCATTGCAAACCTCGCCCAGGTTGTGCGGCGGGATGTTGGTGGCCATGCCTACGGCGATGCCGGCGGAGCCGTTGACCAGCAGGTTGGGAAAGCGCGTCGGCAGAACGGAAGGCTCCTTGAGGCTGTCGTCGAAGTTAGACACGAAATCGACGGTCTCTTTATCGATGTCGAGCAGCATCTGCTCGGCTATTTCGGCCAGACGGCACTCGGTATAACGCATGGCGGCGGGGGGGTCGTTGTCCACCGAGCCGAAATTGCCCTGCCCATCGATGAGCGTGTGGCGCATGGAAAAGTCCTGCGCCATGCGCACCATGGCGTCGTAAACGGAGGAGTCGCCGTGCGGGTGATATTTGCCCAGCACGTCGCCCACCACGCGGGCGCTCTTCTTGTAGGCGCTATTGTGCGTCAGGCCCAGCTCGCGCATGCCGAACAGGATGCGGCGGTGCACCGGCTTGAGTCCGTCCCGCACGTCCGGCAGGGCGCGCGAAACGATAACGCTCATAGCGTAGTCCAGGTAGGAGCTACGCATTTCCTCTTCGATTTTAATCGGTTTTACATTACCCAGAACCATAAGCTAAATCCATCCCCTCTTACTGCTGGTCATCGCCTTCCGCCTCGCCCTCGTCTATTCCCTCAGGCTCGGCCTCGTCCTCTTCGGCGAGCAGGCCGAAACCGGGTTCTTCGGAGACGCCTTCATCATTCTCGGCGTGGCGGTGGGCCAGTTTATCCCCGCCGAGCGCGCGCATGCTCTCCACGCCCCTGGAGGGGAAGGAAAGCTGCCCTGCCTGGCTGGGGTGCTGGTATATCTCGCGGATGATGACGGCCAGGGATTCTTCCGACGAACTGGTGACGCTGGCAGCATATTTGTTTCCACCGGCCATCAGGCGTACCAGGCGCTGGCCGTGGCGGGGTTCCACCACTCCCAGAAGTTCGCCCGCCTCGTTTTTGACGCTCAGAGTGGCGGCGGCGGCTTCCAACTCCACTTTATCGCCGGCCACCATCCTGGCCAGCACTTCCTTAGGACCGAGCTGCTGCAACCGCACCACGCCGGCCTTGCCCGTTTCCTCGATAAAATAATTGGGTTCCAGTTTGGTGGCGCCGTCCCCCTTGGCGTTCTCCTCATCGCCGTCGAGGTGCGCCAGGCGGCGCAGATTCTTGTCGGCAATGGAGTTATAGGGGTCGAGTTCCTTGGCGCGGGTATAGGCCGTGCGGGCTTCGTCATACTCGCCAAGCTCGATATGGGCGCGGCCCAGCCTGTTGAGCGTATCGACATCGTTTGGGAAGTTCCCCAGGATGCCCTTGTTGGCTTCCACGGCCTCGCGCCAGCGGCCTTCCAGCGCCAGCGCTATCGCCTGCTTGGAAGATTGGCGGATAAGGCGGGCCTGTTCTTCTTTATCGCGTACCATTCTCTCGCACCAAACCAGAATTTCCGTGCTAATCCAATATTTTACCTTAGAAACAGGACATAAAACAAGCCGAAGAAGTACTGCCGGTCGTCCTCCATCGTCATCACAAGTGTCCGCCGAGCGGACTGAGGGACTAAGAAGTCGGTAATGCCTTGAGTCATATCA includes these proteins:
- a CDS encoding HIT domain-containing protein is translated as MEYMWAPWRMEYIKQAAGHKEEGCILCDHPARKDDEKNLILYHGKYNYVMMNRYPYNAGHLMVAPERHCNALDGLTDVERDEHFLIVSRCVSILRETFHCDGFNVGLNLGRVAGAGVDQHIHTHIVPRWNGDTNFMPLLADTKVINEAIEETYKMLKPNFAKL
- a CDS encoding TIGR03960 family B12-binding radical SAM protein, whose translation is MNYPDRLLYQVTRPARYTGGELNIIRKDWGKTPLKFALSYPDTYEIGMSNMAVGILYEQINARSDSLAERVFAPWTDMMRVLKENQMPLVSLESGHSLAEFDVVGFSLGYEFTFTNILAMLDLASIPVWSHERNDSHPLVIAGGSAALNPEPMADFIDLFVIGEAEELLPALVDLLMQHKRKDGKLDKQKLLKAAAKLPGVYVPSLYEVGYVDGKYQTLTPLVPEAPARIRRQIVSKLPPPPVKPVVPYIEVVHDRGAVEIARGCSHGCRFCQAGVIYRPVRERPKDEIVKAIGEIIENCGYDEMSLVSLSTGDYSQIDDLVSDITRAYSSQIALSLPSLHLDAHSVKLVDSLPGRRKSGLTFAPEAGSARLQRVINKHIPEEEVLATAAMAFERGWTTLKLYFMLGLPTETDADIEGIIDLVIKVKAQGSKAPGRTPQIRLTLSTFVPKPHTPFQWAAQESEENLLRRHEILKRTLGKRGVKLSWQDTRVSLLEAVISRGDRKIGRVIHRAWQMGAVFDGWSECFNFEIWQKAMQEEGIDPDFYARRERPLDEPLPWAHIDTGVSDEFLKREYKAAVAGELTPDCRTEGCNLCGLEGLGVGC
- a CDS encoding transposase, encoding MFNPDIHHRHSLRLQGYDYSQSGAYFITVCTYNRQCLFGDIVNREIRLNEFGKVIAGEWLKSSKMRKELIMDEYVVMPNHFHGIVFINRDNNLGRGVWPYAPTLHGTSPYSIGAFVQGFKSTITRQINELRHAPSSPVWQRNYYEHVIRDDDDLNRIREYIENNPARWDEDEENPSRAKPLRQV
- a CDS encoding DUF2283 domain-containing protein, with the translated sequence MPMQLKYDKKVDAIYITLSTKKCAETKKLDDMRYVDYASDGTPVGVELLGVSGGVAVEDLPKAAELTRLLEGRDIKVFA
- a CDS encoding DUF4258 domain-containing protein, whose protein sequence is MFNISEHASLRMKQRGITEEDVQYCFDHHNIAFTPKEGYTLYIANHPNGRRLQIVVNPENNDLVTALWLD
- the gyrA gene encoding DNA gyrase subunit A, whose product is MVLGNVKPIKIEEEMRSSYLDYAMSVIVSRALPDVRDGLKPVHRRILFGMRELGLTHNSAYKKSARVVGDVLGKYHPHGDSSVYDAMVRMAQDFSMRHTLIDGQGNFGSVDNDPPAAMRYTECRLAEIAEQMLLDIDKETVDFVSNFDDSLKEPSVLPTRFPNLLVNGSAGIAVGMATNIPPHNLGEVCNAMGYLIDHPDATVDDLLRFVKGPDFPTGGTILGTEGIRSAYATGHGRVLVQAKAFVEDTPGTQHQQIVVTELPYQVNKAALVERIAELVKDKKVTGISELRDESDRQGMRVVMELKRETQPRQVLNNLYKHTQMQSSFFVNMLALVGGQPRVISLKEALQFFIDFRHEVITRRSKYELRIAKDRAHILEGLKIALDFLDEVIKTIRQSANAEAARTALMERFKLSKIQAQAILDMQLRRLANLERKQILDELEQVKKTIADLEDLLANPGRIYGLVKEETKGIGAKFGNARATDITQQESLGFSEEDLIAHQDMVVTLSERGFVKRVPAQSYALQHRGGRGIIGMSTREEDAVRFLLSADTHDAMLFFTNKGRVFSIKCHEIPLDISRISKGTSVVNLFPINPAEKVTAVVPVRSFKPGTFLIMATTMGEAKKVAVEAFNSVRSSGLLAMDLSKNDSLVGAAMGTDENDVIMVSRNGQSIRFPVNELRDSLRASGGVDGFKLIDNDQVVSLDIVNPQGYLLVVTAGGFGKITALEEYPVQHRAGSGVITFNITDKSGPVVAATSVDEYSEVMLVSANGIMTRTPVKEEDPRKGITTQGRATQGVKLMKLDEGDSLVGLTCIEEKDEEDTASSETIDAG
- a CDS encoding tetratricopeptide repeat protein, translated to MVRDKEEQARLIRQSSKQAIALALEGRWREAVEANKGILGNFPNDVDTLNRLGRAHIELGEYDEARTAYTRAKELDPYNSIADKNLRRLAHLDGDEENAKGDGATKLEPNYFIEETGKAGVVRLQQLGPKEVLARMVAGDKVELEAAAATLSVKNEAGELLGVVEPRHGQRLVRLMAGGNKYAASVTSSSEESLAVIIREIYQHPSQAGQLSFPSRGVESMRALGGDKLAHRHAENDEGVSEEPGFGLLAEEDEAEPEGIDEGEAEGDDQQ